The Brevibacillus brevis genome contains a region encoding:
- a CDS encoding NUDIX hydrolase produces the protein MSTSPLRAKRIRYRTKKYRSPDGLPTDICLFTILSIPRQTKTKSLPLKQLAVLLIKRKSDTFGEQWALPGGFSLESETLDECAYRELKEETNIDRDVHIEQLKTYYKPGRDPRGWIPSVAYVSLVHEDLLKHAQANDDASDAQLFPIEKAFALNLAFDHREILTDALQRVREQMLQTTIAKAFLPDEFTLSELLQVIETVVPSFSAKDRGNFERRLLATTRRQGLLEPVLSADGQPVYSTEFSNSPAKLYRFTGFTPTAMIY, from the coding sequence GTGAGTACATCTCCCCTTCGAGCCAAACGCATCCGCTATCGGACCAAAAAGTACCGCTCGCCGGATGGACTTCCAACAGATATTTGCCTCTTTACGATCCTTTCCATCCCGCGCCAAACGAAAACCAAATCGCTGCCACTCAAGCAATTGGCCGTTCTTCTGATCAAGCGTAAAAGCGATACTTTTGGGGAGCAATGGGCCTTGCCTGGCGGTTTTTCCCTTGAATCGGAGACACTGGACGAATGCGCCTATCGTGAGCTGAAAGAAGAGACGAATATTGACCGCGATGTACACATTGAGCAGCTGAAGACGTACTACAAGCCGGGTAGAGACCCTCGTGGCTGGATCCCAAGTGTTGCCTATGTCTCCCTCGTTCATGAAGATTTATTGAAGCACGCACAGGCAAACGACGATGCATCAGACGCGCAGCTGTTTCCGATTGAGAAAGCTTTTGCCCTCAACCTTGCTTTTGATCATCGTGAAATTTTGACTGACGCCTTACAGCGAGTTCGTGAGCAAATGCTGCAAACAACTATCGCCAAAGCGTTTTTGCCAGATGAGTTTACCTTGAGCGAACTGCTGCAAGTGATCGAGACAGTCGTTCCATCCTTTTCGGCAAAAGATCGCGGCAATTTTGAGCGGCGCTTGCTTGCGACGACCAGACGGCAAGGACTTCTCGAACCAGTTCTATCGGCTGACGGACAGCCTGTCTACTCGACCGAGTTTTCGAATTCCCCAGCCAAGCTGTATCGTTTTACCGGCTTCACCCCTACTGCCATGATTTACTGA
- a CDS encoding spore germination protein: protein MPTFVGKVIITNNVGNINFGDTANNSPKSVTKAFSGSGGNNSGNVVKVINENSQTNTWVGSGAAGMKTMKTVKTKNRVRRAARKGKKKK from the coding sequence TTGCCGACTTTTGTGGGCAAGGTGATCATCACCAATAATGTCGGAAATATCAACTTTGGCGACACGGCAAACAACTCTCCGAAAAGCGTAACCAAAGCGTTTTCCGGTTCGGGTGGAAACAATAGCGGCAACGTAGTGAAGGTCATCAATGAAAATAGCCAAACCAATACATGGGTGGGTTCAGGAGCCGCTGGAATGAAGACGATGAAGACAGTGAAGACAAAGAATCGGGTCCGTCGAGCAGCCCGAAAAGGCAAAAAGAAAAAGTAG
- a CDS encoding bifunctional diguanylate cyclase/phosphodiesterase, whose protein sequence is MKNQMISSLTPQDWAGLLREKDGELNMVVNELADVKYALDQSTILAITDHKGIILRANEQFCRISKYERSELIGKDHRILNSGYHPKGFFKEMWSCIRSGQVWRGEIRNRAKDGSYYWVDTTIVPFKNQAGEIYQYLSIRSDITARKQMEDELKRSEEKYRIIAENTSDIISIINLDGDFLYLSPSHKRVWEHTVPDEEIHNLFEWIVEDDRDIFAYAIQHAFSTRKEYMVECRINTQINDVIWTESKINPIMDEEGNVTKLLLVTRDVTDRKQSEETIHHLAYHDALTDLPNRRMYVQQLSKEMMQAKRFQSNLAVLFLDLDRFKDVNDSFGHDVGDMLLIEAANRLQACLKPGDVVARLGGDEFTIMQNQLQDRSEAAALAEQIMNQLQRPFELDGHVFNVSCSIGIALYPQDGDNPEDLLKRADTALYTVKSRGKNGYDFFDPTMEAKSLERILMENEMRKAIEQEHFQIYYQPKIDIATSAMTGMEALVRWVHPELGIIPPNRFIPIAEETGMILALGEWILKQACKQNKIWHDEGYTLKVSVNLSARQIYQKDLVEMIKDILRETNLSPDWLELEITESIFVKMEEATAVLQQIRDIGIQISIDDFGTGYSSFSYIKSLPVDTIKIDASFIRDIHHNQESQAIVKAIVTIAQSLNMNVIAEGIELDDQVAALKENGCDHGQGYLFSKPLPTDAFDQFLRQEQQ, encoded by the coding sequence ATGAAAAACCAAATGATATCTTCACTGACACCCCAAGATTGGGCAGGGCTACTACGTGAAAAAGATGGTGAGCTGAACATGGTTGTGAATGAGCTGGCAGATGTCAAATACGCTTTGGACCAATCCACGATCTTGGCAATTACGGACCATAAGGGGATTATTTTGCGGGCAAATGAGCAATTTTGCCGCATATCGAAATACGAACGAAGTGAATTGATTGGAAAGGACCATCGTATTCTTAATTCGGGTTACCATCCGAAAGGCTTTTTTAAAGAAATGTGGTCCTGTATTCGATCTGGCCAGGTATGGCGGGGGGAAATTCGCAATCGCGCAAAAGATGGCAGCTATTATTGGGTCGATACAACCATCGTGCCATTTAAGAATCAAGCGGGCGAAATCTATCAATACCTGTCCATTCGCAGCGATATCACAGCACGCAAGCAGATGGAAGACGAGCTCAAGCGGAGTGAAGAAAAGTATCGCATCATCGCGGAAAATACGTCGGATATCATCAGCATCATCAACCTGGATGGGGATTTTCTCTATTTGTCCCCGTCTCACAAGCGTGTATGGGAGCATACCGTTCCTGATGAGGAAATCCATAACCTGTTCGAGTGGATTGTGGAGGATGATCGGGATATTTTTGCTTATGCGATTCAGCATGCCTTCTCTACACGTAAAGAGTACATGGTAGAGTGCCGGATTAACACCCAAATAAACGATGTAATTTGGACAGAAAGCAAAATCAATCCGATTATGGATGAAGAAGGAAATGTGACCAAGCTGCTCCTCGTTACCCGTGACGTCACAGACCGGAAACAGTCCGAAGAGACGATTCACCACTTGGCTTATCACGATGCGTTGACAGACCTGCCGAATCGCCGGATGTATGTCCAACAGCTCAGCAAGGAAATGATGCAGGCTAAGCGTTTCCAATCGAATCTGGCTGTGCTGTTTTTGGATTTGGATCGCTTCAAGGATGTGAACGATTCGTTCGGTCATGACGTAGGGGATATGTTGCTGATCGAAGCAGCAAATCGTCTACAGGCGTGCCTCAAGCCGGGAGATGTCGTGGCCAGGTTGGGTGGAGACGAATTTACGATTATGCAGAACCAGCTGCAAGATCGAAGTGAAGCGGCTGCATTGGCAGAGCAGATCATGAATCAGTTGCAGCGGCCCTTTGAATTGGATGGTCATGTGTTCAACGTGTCGTGCAGCATCGGCATTGCCTTGTACCCGCAGGATGGGGACAATCCCGAAGATTTGCTGAAACGGGCCGATACGGCATTGTATACAGTGAAATCGCGCGGGAAAAATGGCTATGACTTTTTCGATCCGACGATGGAGGCGAAGTCACTCGAGCGTATCTTGATGGAAAATGAGATGCGGAAAGCCATTGAACAAGAGCATTTCCAAATTTACTACCAGCCCAAAATAGATATCGCAACAAGCGCGATGACAGGCATGGAGGCGCTTGTTAGATGGGTGCATCCAGAGCTGGGCATCATCCCGCCGAATCGCTTTATTCCAATCGCCGAGGAGACAGGGATGATTCTGGCGCTCGGGGAATGGATTTTGAAACAGGCGTGCAAACAAAATAAAATTTGGCACGATGAAGGTTATACGCTAAAGGTGTCTGTGAATTTGTCGGCGAGACAAATCTATCAAAAAGATCTGGTCGAGATGATCAAGGATATTCTTCGGGAAACAAATCTGTCTCCTGATTGGCTGGAGCTCGAGATTACGGAGAGCATTTTTGTTAAAATGGAAGAGGCGACGGCAGTCCTGCAACAGATTCGGGATATCGGTATCCAAATTTCGATTGATGATTTTGGGACAGGCTATAGCTCGTTTAGTTATATTAAAAGCTTGCCAGTCGATACAATCAAAATTGACGCCTCCTTTATTCGCGACATTCATCACAACCAAGAGAGTCAAGCGATTGTAAAAGCGATTGTCACGATCGCGCAAAGTCTCAATATGAATGTCATCGCAGAGGGAATTGAGCTGGATGATCAAGTAGCAGCTCTGAAGGAAAACGGCTGCGATCACGGTCAGGGCTATCTGTTCAGCAAGCCGCTTCCGACAGATGCTTTCGACCAGTTCCTTCGTCAAGAACAGCAATAA
- a CDS encoding LysR family transcriptional regulator — MHLEQLEYIVEIAKAGSLTKAAQNKHVTLSAISQSLSSLEAELGVTLFSRSRLGAVPTPEGRIIIKKAFEALGKIQEIWEEAQNYTNTLSGELRLATIPGPMNLLVDAVASFKKDYPYIRTEIAEKGTQEILEDILQDKLDIGLVIIHENLLKKSEGLGLVFEQLLEGKMVVGVGKTSPLAYQDSVTPEELRKQSFVLYNDDYVKWFVEDFAATYGPVDILFTSNNTEALRNAIRQNLAVTIGLDYSFVHEPHLQDSDSITLDLDIPYQQPIYYGWVRSEERHYSRISMNFINRLQYDLKSKKSPPTP, encoded by the coding sequence ATGCATCTGGAACAACTGGAATATATCGTAGAAATAGCGAAGGCAGGCTCCCTGACCAAAGCCGCTCAGAACAAGCATGTCACCCTCTCCGCCATCAGCCAGTCGCTCTCCAGTCTGGAAGCAGAGCTGGGCGTTACTCTTTTTTCACGTTCGCGTCTTGGGGCGGTACCTACCCCTGAAGGGCGCATCATCATCAAAAAAGCGTTTGAAGCCTTGGGCAAGATCCAGGAGATCTGGGAGGAAGCACAAAACTATACGAACACGTTGAGTGGAGAGCTGAGGCTCGCCACGATTCCCGGTCCCATGAATCTTCTGGTCGATGCCGTCGCGAGCTTTAAAAAAGATTATCCTTACATCCGTACGGAAATTGCAGAAAAAGGCACACAGGAAATATTAGAGGACATTCTTCAGGACAAGCTGGACATTGGTCTGGTCATTATCCATGAGAACCTGCTCAAAAAGAGCGAGGGCCTCGGGTTGGTGTTCGAACAGTTGCTAGAGGGAAAAATGGTCGTAGGTGTAGGCAAAACCTCTCCGCTTGCCTACCAGGATTCCGTCACACCTGAAGAGCTTCGCAAGCAGTCCTTCGTCCTGTACAACGACGACTACGTCAAATGGTTCGTAGAGGATTTTGCCGCTACTTATGGTCCCGTCGACATTTTGTTTACGTCGAACAACACAGAAGCGCTCCGCAATGCAATCCGGCAAAATCTCGCGGTAACCATCGGACTGGACTACTCTTTTGTTCATGAACCTCATTTGCAAGACTCCGATTCAATCACGCTTGATTTGGATATTCCTTATCAACAACCCATCTATTATGGGTGGGTGCGCTCGGAGGAACGGCATTATTCCCGTATTTCGATGAACTTTATCAATCGACTCCAATACGATTTGAAAAGCAAGAAATCCCCACCCACTCCTTAG
- a CDS encoding YceI family protein: MKKNSVILTASVATLVVGIGGYMLYDYFVGNHVEIQPAAAVATASSTASSTALTADQLNKKWTINDQSKVYFSVTTSKETVNFEMDGITGSWDVNLSAPDQMKATASADLNQLNSGNEKRDTHIKSPDYFDTAVHPAATFEAKSFENWPTTWTEGQKASFTINGVLTLKGIAKDVKIDADAIYSQGKLQLEGTSVVTFGDFGLTSPHTIVAKTEENINITLRLALDAV; encoded by the coding sequence ATGAAAAAGAATTCGGTTATCCTGACAGCTTCAGTTGCCACGCTCGTGGTCGGTATCGGAGGCTACATGCTCTATGACTATTTTGTGGGAAACCATGTGGAGATTCAGCCTGCAGCTGCGGTAGCAACAGCCTCATCTACCGCTTCATCAACGGCTCTGACAGCAGATCAACTGAATAAAAAATGGACGATCAATGACCAGTCCAAAGTCTATTTCTCCGTAACTACGTCGAAAGAAACGGTAAACTTTGAAATGGACGGCATTACCGGCAGCTGGGATGTGAACCTCTCTGCACCCGATCAAATGAAAGCAACGGCTTCCGCTGACTTGAATCAGCTGAACTCCGGTAATGAAAAGCGCGACACGCATATCAAATCGCCTGATTACTTTGATACAGCCGTCCATCCAGCTGCTACCTTTGAAGCGAAATCTTTTGAGAACTGGCCTACCACATGGACAGAAGGACAAAAGGCTTCGTTCACCATCAATGGTGTTTTGACTCTCAAAGGAATTGCCAAAGACGTGAAAATTGATGCTGACGCGATTTATTCCCAAGGCAAGCTGCAGCTGGAAGGCACGTCTGTCGTAACGTTTGGTGACTTCGGATTAACCAGCCCGCATACGATCGTGGCGAAAACGGAAGAAAACATTAACATTACATTGCGACTCGCGCTGGATGCTGTTTAA
- a CDS encoding alpha-hydroxy-acid oxidizing protein: MTKTNEETLLFTRVNKDTQALPISIEDWEKKAREVLPDGPFDYVAGGSGAEETLVENRTAFSRWAIIPRMMRDVTNRTLGISMYNQALRTPIFLAPVGMQTISHPDGELASAKAAAAAGVPFVASTVSAHSLEQIAEVMGDAYRWFQLYWSNDREVSASMVRRAEKSGYSAIVLTVDTVMLGWKRRDFRNGYSPLREGRGLANYLTDPVFCSRLPEVTPENAVEEVLKNIYHPALNWNDIAFLREHTRLPILVKGILHPDDARLALEHGVDGIIVSNHGGRQMDGAISTLDALPAIAEVVAGKIPVLLDSGVRTGADVVKAIALGADAILIGRPFLYGLAVAGEQGVASVLDTLIHEFDVAMALSGSNSVADLNRSILARL; this comes from the coding sequence ATGACGAAAACAAATGAGGAAACACTCTTATTTACCCGTGTGAACAAGGACACGCAGGCACTGCCGATTTCCATTGAAGATTGGGAGAAAAAGGCGCGAGAGGTTTTGCCGGATGGGCCATTTGATTACGTTGCCGGGGGATCAGGGGCAGAAGAAACGCTGGTAGAAAACCGGACAGCTTTTTCCCGTTGGGCAATCATTCCGCGGATGATGCGGGACGTGACGAATCGTACCCTTGGTATTTCAATGTACAATCAAGCGTTGCGCACGCCGATCTTCTTGGCTCCTGTGGGTATGCAGACGATTTCACATCCCGATGGAGAGCTGGCGTCTGCCAAGGCGGCAGCAGCAGCTGGAGTACCGTTCGTAGCCAGTACAGTTTCTGCTCACTCACTCGAACAGATTGCCGAAGTGATGGGCGATGCCTATCGCTGGTTCCAGCTCTATTGGTCGAACGATCGAGAGGTTTCTGCGAGCATGGTCAGACGAGCGGAAAAGTCTGGTTATTCTGCCATTGTTCTCACGGTGGATACCGTCATGCTAGGGTGGAAGCGTAGAGACTTCCGCAACGGCTATTCGCCACTGCGCGAAGGAAGAGGACTGGCGAATTACTTGACAGATCCTGTTTTTTGCTCGCGACTCCCTGAGGTAACACCGGAGAATGCAGTAGAGGAAGTGTTGAAAAACATTTATCATCCAGCACTGAATTGGAACGATATCGCGTTTTTGCGTGAGCATACTCGTCTGCCGATTTTGGTAAAAGGCATTTTGCATCCGGATGATGCGCGACTTGCTTTAGAGCATGGTGTCGATGGAATCATCGTCTCCAATCACGGTGGACGGCAGATGGATGGAGCTATTTCTACGCTGGATGCGTTGCCAGCGATTGCCGAGGTGGTAGCTGGCAAAATACCTGTTTTGCTCGACAGTGGCGTGCGTACAGGAGCAGATGTCGTTAAAGCGATTGCTTTAGGTGCCGATGCCATTCTGATTGGTCGCCCATTCCTGTATGGACTGGCTGTTGCTGGAGAGCAGGGCGTAGCGAGTGTGTTAGATACACTCATTCATGAATTTGACGTCGCGATGGCGCTGTCTGGCAGCAATTCTGTCGCAGACCTCAATCGCAGCATTCTTGCCCGGTTGTAA
- a CDS encoding cysteine hydrolase family protein, translating into MKALIVIDYTNDFVATDGALTCGEPGQAIEGRIGELIRDFLAEGDFVVMAVDAHREQDPYHPETGLYPPHNIIGTAGRNLYGSIQEIYEEFEDTIHWMDKTRYSAFQGTDLALLLRTRGITEIHLVGVCTDICVLHTAIEGFYNGFSVVIHEDAVASFLPEGHKWALGHFQNQLGMTVRKK; encoded by the coding sequence ATGAAAGCTTTGATTGTGATCGACTACACGAATGATTTTGTCGCGACAGATGGTGCATTGACTTGCGGCGAGCCTGGTCAGGCTATTGAAGGACGCATTGGAGAACTGATCCGCGACTTCCTCGCAGAAGGCGACTTTGTCGTCATGGCAGTCGACGCTCATCGAGAGCAGGACCCGTACCACCCTGAGACAGGACTCTACCCTCCGCACAACATTATCGGGACAGCTGGCAGGAATTTGTATGGCAGCATTCAGGAGATTTACGAAGAATTCGAAGATACGATTCACTGGATGGATAAGACGCGTTACAGTGCTTTCCAAGGCACCGACCTTGCACTATTGTTACGCACGAGAGGTATTACTGAGATTCATCTGGTAGGTGTCTGCACAGACATTTGTGTGCTGCATACAGCGATTGAAGGCTTCTATAACGGCTTTTCTGTCGTCATCCACGAGGATGCCGTAGCGAGCTTTCTTCCAGAAGGTCACAAATGGGCTCTCGGTCATTTTCAGAACCAGCTTGGTATGACTGTTCGAAAAAAATAA
- the nadD gene encoding nicotinate-nucleotide adenylyltransferase has product MRIGIYGSSFDPITYSHLFTAATVAHRRRLDKVIFVPCSSKRNDKKLQTEDVHRLHMLKLALAGSAHKTNKNGEPLFEISTVEIDALPGETYTYDTMMHMKKKYPNDELFFIMGSDLLEGLSNWGNAEKLVAGFNFIVMSREGYPTADLIAEDALLRNHDEHFLIMSKGINMGISSTYIRDEIRKGGDPSFLLPDACLQYIYEKGIYKEPYV; this is encoded by the coding sequence ATGCGAATCGGCATTTATGGCAGCAGCTTTGATCCCATCACGTACAGCCATTTGTTCACGGCAGCGACCGTCGCTCACCGGAGACGACTGGACAAAGTCATTTTCGTACCATGCTCTTCAAAGCGTAATGATAAAAAATTGCAGACAGAGGACGTCCATCGCTTGCACATGCTCAAACTGGCTTTGGCTGGCAGCGCACACAAAACAAACAAAAATGGCGAACCTCTTTTCGAAATTTCTACAGTCGAGATCGATGCCTTGCCAGGTGAAACCTATACGTATGATACGATGATGCACATGAAAAAGAAGTACCCAAACGACGAGCTCTTTTTCATCATGGGGTCAGATTTGTTAGAGGGACTATCGAACTGGGGCAACGCTGAAAAGCTGGTCGCAGGCTTCAACTTCATCGTGATGTCGCGCGAAGGCTATCCGACCGCTGACCTGATCGCAGAGGACGCGCTGCTGCGCAATCACGACGAGCATTTTCTCATCATGAGCAAGGGCATCAACATGGGAATCAGCTCTACCTACATCCGAGACGAAATCCGCAAAGGCGGCGACCCCAGCTTCCTGTTGCCGGATGCTTGCCTCCAGTACATTTATGAAAAGGGAATCTACAAAGAACCTTACGTATAA
- a CDS encoding DMT family transporter codes for MGKLSGKTVLAIASLVLMWGLSWSIYKMSLAYTPPILFAGMRSLIGGLLLALFILPKWKKINWRENWLRYCISAFLNTLCFYGIQTVGLVYLPGGLFSVLVYFQPILIGLFAWLWLGESMTVLKIIGLVMGFLGILAVSADGLTGQVSIVGVILGLLTALTWALGVIYVKKVSAKVDSLWMVAMQCMIGGAALTLLGTGVESWSDIVWNVPYLIGLSYGATFGVPIAIAIYFGLVNAGEASKVAAFTFLVPLIAVVTGTIFMDEPVTYSLIAGLVLIVCSIYLVNYQKKIQKPVIANTLNR; via the coding sequence GTGGGAAAGTTGTCGGGAAAGACTGTATTAGCTATCGCAAGTTTGGTGTTGATGTGGGGATTAAGCTGGTCGATCTACAAAATGTCACTCGCCTATACGCCACCGATTTTATTCGCAGGAATGCGTTCGCTGATTGGCGGACTTCTGCTCGCTTTATTCATTTTGCCGAAATGGAAAAAGATCAACTGGCGTGAAAACTGGTTGCGCTATTGTATATCTGCCTTTCTGAATACATTGTGCTTTTACGGCATTCAGACGGTTGGACTCGTGTATTTGCCAGGTGGATTATTCTCTGTGTTGGTGTACTTCCAGCCAATCTTGATTGGACTCTTTGCCTGGTTGTGGCTGGGTGAGAGCATGACAGTGCTCAAGATCATTGGGCTGGTCATGGGATTCCTCGGGATACTTGCGGTCAGTGCGGATGGACTGACTGGACAGGTTTCCATCGTGGGCGTCATTTTAGGTTTGTTGACGGCTCTGACGTGGGCGCTGGGCGTGATCTATGTGAAAAAAGTCAGTGCCAAGGTAGATTCGCTGTGGATGGTTGCCATGCAATGCATGATTGGTGGCGCGGCCTTAACTCTTTTGGGGACAGGCGTAGAAAGCTGGTCAGACATTGTCTGGAATGTGCCTTATTTGATCGGTCTCAGCTATGGTGCTACATTTGGCGTGCCGATTGCCATTGCCATTTACTTTGGGCTTGTGAATGCAGGCGAAGCGAGCAAGGTAGCCGCCTTTACGTTTCTTGTGCCGCTCATCGCAGTCGTCACTGGCACCATTTTCATGGACGAGCCGGTTACGTATTCACTCATCGCCGGTCTTGTATTGATCGTGTGCAGTATTTACTTGGTGAACTATCAGAAAAAGATACAAAAGCCTGTCATTGCCAATACGCTCAATCGTTGA
- a CDS encoding SDR family NAD(P)-dependent oxidoreductase produces the protein MARLEGKVAIVTGGASGIGETTVRLFAKEGAKVVIADFSPRGNELAEELNQAGFDALFVKTDVTKEDEVKNMVSTTVEKYGKVDILFANAGIAKDAPGHLLSMDDWQRTIDINLTGVFLCDKYVIEQMLAQGTGGAIVNCGSIHSHAGKAGVTAYSSAKGGVKLLTQTLGLTYAKQGIRVNAVCPGYIDTPLIAGRNEALNEHLIGLHPMGRLGKPEEVAKAVLFLASDDASFVTGTSLLVDGGYTAQ, from the coding sequence ATGGCGAGACTCGAAGGAAAAGTAGCGATCGTTACGGGTGGAGCAAGTGGGATCGGTGAAACGACCGTCCGTCTCTTCGCAAAAGAAGGGGCGAAAGTAGTGATTGCTGACTTCTCCCCACGTGGAAATGAATTAGCGGAAGAGCTGAATCAAGCAGGCTTCGATGCGTTGTTCGTGAAAACGGATGTAACGAAAGAAGACGAAGTCAAAAACATGGTGAGCACCACAGTAGAAAAGTACGGAAAGGTAGACATTCTGTTTGCCAATGCAGGAATAGCGAAAGACGCACCAGGTCATCTGTTGAGCATGGATGATTGGCAAAGAACGATAGATATCAATCTGACCGGCGTGTTCTTGTGCGATAAATACGTCATCGAGCAAATGTTGGCGCAAGGGACTGGCGGCGCGATTGTAAACTGCGGGTCGATCCATAGTCATGCGGGGAAAGCAGGCGTAACTGCATACTCATCCGCAAAAGGCGGCGTGAAGCTCCTGACTCAGACGCTGGGACTTACGTATGCAAAGCAAGGGATTCGCGTAAATGCGGTCTGCCCGGGCTACATTGATACACCGCTGATTGCTGGGCGCAATGAAGCCTTGAATGAGCACCTGATCGGGTTGCATCCGATGGGACGCTTGGGTAAACCAGAAGAAGTCGCCAAGGCTGTTCTGTTCCTTGCCAGCGACGATGCTTCCTTTGTCACAGGGACGAGCCTGCTGGTCGACGGCGGATATACCGCGCAATAA